From a single Arachis hypogaea cultivar Tifrunner chromosome 3, arahy.Tifrunner.gnm2.J5K5, whole genome shotgun sequence genomic region:
- the LOC112788851 gene encoding uncharacterized protein produces MKEREKEKKNMTMDRGSESSSESPTRELKVISIECLRATSKSDEWSAADVLQSGDIVEEIRIGSSAGSLVRFRQPFKNGRTGLNKILHDAYKKKETSVLVRVRRGPHEFVELQACVVPGDSSSGKKNYFLRSIADANYVVGFLDTTESECYRLQGSRASRMVSALTRSKAQDGYVSYPWEKKMQEMLSVPNSGNFISMLFLPKASDRVASRYHDVEDTLARANAWLNAAQASGVPLVFMNIQTESLLTKISGETASSTVNSGSLADFSNVANESLYGFEDYHGVDIGVVRAVRLWYAPIGGELSIEIKLKDDDTKLGFAISRTEEGFIFISSVIDNSEENAPATRSGLNHVYRAARDTCRLLVVSRVSNQRVLPWMVSSTGAIRCYDTVSLSHKLSLHRHTKVPILLHVFLWDRALASSIGAANMSPKVVHSNQNKPVATDDGSHQPLKLQRDSVGDLSFRFQDFSFSSNWV; encoded by the exons atgaaagagagagagaaagagaagaaaaacatGACCATGGATCGAGGCTCAGAGAGCAGTTCAGAGTCACCAACAAGGGAGTTGAAAGTTATCTCCATAGAGTGTTTACGAGCAACTTCAAAATCCGATGAATGGAGCGCCGCCGACGTGCTTCAAAGCGGCGATATAGTAGAGGAGATCCGGATTGGCTCATCGGCCGGTTCCTTGGTCCGGTTCAGGCAACCCTTCAAGAACGGTCGGACCGGACTCAACAAGATCCTTCATGATGCATACAAGAAGAAGGAGACGTCCGTCCTTGTAAGAGTCCGACGTGGACCTCATGAGTTCGTTGAGCTGCAGGCCTGCGTCGTCCCCGGAGACTCCTCCTCCGGCAAGAAGAACTACTTCTTGAGGTCCATCGCCGATGCCAATTACGTCGTTGGCTTCTTGGACACAACCGAAAGTGAATGCTACCGCTTACAAG GTTCAAGGGCGAGTAGGATGGTAAGTGCACTAACAAGAAGTAAGGCACAAGATGGATATGTATCATATCCATGGGAGAAGAAGATGCAGGAGATGCTTTCAGTTCCCAATTCTGGCAACTTCATCTCCATGTTATTTCTTCCCAAAGCTTCCGACCGAGTGGCGTCTCGCTACCACGACGTGGAGGACACTCTAGCGAGGGCAAATGCATGGCTTAATGCAGCTCAAGCTTCAGGGGTTCCTCTTGTCTTTATGAACATCCAAACTGAGTCACTACTCACTAAG ATATCTGGAGAGACAGCATCTTCAACGGTGAATTCAGGGTCATTAGCTGATTTTTCAAACGTTGCAAATGAAAGCCTTTATGGATTTGAGGACTATCATGGAGTAGACATAGGTGTTGTTAGAGCAGTTAGGCTATGGTACGCTCCCATTGGGGGAGAGCTCTCAATAGAGATCAAACTCAAAGATGATGACACAAAACTTGGCTTTGCCATTAGTCGCACCGAAGAG GGTTTCATTTTCATCTCATCGGTGATTGATAACAGTGAAGAAAACGCACCAGCAACACGGTCGGGGCTAAACCATGTATACAGAGCAGCAAGAGATACATGCAGGTTGCTGGTGGTTTCTCGGGTTTCGAATCAGAGAGTGCTTCCATGGATGGTGTCTTCAACAGGAGCAATAAGGTGTTATGACACTGTTTCATTGAGCCACAAACTTTCATTGCATAGACACACCAAAGTTCCAATTCTCCTTCATGTCTTCCTTTGGGACCGTGCATTGGCCTCTTCCATTGGTGCTGCAAACATGTCTCCCAAGGTAGTGCATTCAAATCAGAATAAGCCAGTTGCAACTGATGATGGTTCTCATCAGCCATTGAAGCTCCAGAGGGACAGCGTTGGGGATCTCTCTTTTAGATTCCAAGACTTTTCTTTCTCTAGCAATTGGGTATGA
- the LOC112788854 gene encoding histone H3.2, protein MARTKQTARKSTGGKAPRKQLATKAARKSAPATGGVKKPHRFRPGTVALREIRKYQKSTELLIRKLPFQRLVREIAQDFKTDLRFQSSAVSALQEAAEAYLVGLFEDTNLCAIHAKRVTIMPKDIQLARRIRGERA, encoded by the coding sequence ATGGCTCGCACAAAGCAGACTGCAAGAAAGTCCACGGGAGGAAAGGCGCCAAGGAAGCAGCTGGCGACAAAAGCTGCAAGGAAATCTGCTCCGGCGACCGGTGGAGTGAAGAAGCCGCACAGGTTCAGGCCAGGGACGGTGGCGTTGAGAGAAATTAGGAAGTACCAGAAGAGCACTGAGCTTCTGATAAGGAAGCTTCCGTTCCAGAGGCTGGTTAGGGAAATCGCACAGGACTTCAAGACTGATCTCCGGTTCCAGAGCAGCGCCGTCTCTGCCCTCCAAGAAGCTGCTGAGGCCTACCTCGTTGGGCTCTTTGAAGACACCAATCTCTGTGCCATTCATGCCAAGAGAGTCACTATTATGCCTAAGGATATTCAGCTTGCTCGCAGGATCAGGGGTGAGAGGGCTTAG